TCTTTCCTGGTCTTCGCCTACCGCAAGAAGTGGTTCTTCCTCAGCGGTGAAGCCTACAGGAGGCACCTGGAGGAAAAGGAGAGGCTCCGGAACGAGGACTCGATGTCCGGTGCGGGCCTAGCCTGAGGGATGACATCGGATCTCCCGCTGAACCCGGGAGATCCGTATCGCGAAATCAGCTCTCCATCGGCACTCCCACTTCGAGGAATGTACCGAGCAGCTTGAGGCCGGCCTGCTGGCTTTTCTCCGGGTGGAACTGGGTGGCGACGACGGCTCCGGAGCGGATGGCGCTGGCGAAGGTCTCACCATACTCCGTGGTCATCGCGATGATGTTCTCGTTCTCCGGCACGGGGAAGTAGGAGTGGACGAAGTAGAAGAAGGGCTCGTCGCCGAGGCCTTCCCACATCGGGTCTGCAAGGTTCACCGGCGGCGCGGAGTTCCAGCCCATGTGAGGGATCTTGCGACCGTCCTCGGTGAAGCGCTGGACCTTGCCGCGGAAGACGCCGAGGCCTGAGACGCCGGGGGCTTCCACGCTTTCTTCAAAGAGGATCTGGTAGCCGAGGCAGATGCCGAAATAGGGCCTGTTCGACGCGACCCAATCGCGGATCGGGCCAGTGAGGCCGCGCTTTTCCAGCTCCGCCATGCAGTCGCCGAAGGCACCGACGCCGGGGAGAATCAGGTGAGTGATGCCCTCCATCTGGTCCGCGGAGGAGACGAGGAAATACTCCACGCCCAGTGCCGAGACGGCATTGGCGACGCTGCGCAGGTTGCCCGCGCCGTAATCAATGATGCCGACCCTCACAGTGCCTCCTTCGTGCTGGGGATTCCCTTCACGCGCGGGTCGCGTTCGCAGGCGTCGCGCAGCGCGCGGGCCAGGCCCTTGAAGATCGCCTCGGCGATGTGGTGGCCGTCGCGGCCGTAGAGCAGTTCCACGTGAATGTTTGCGCGCAGGTTCGACGCCAGCGCGCGGCAGAATTCCTCCACCAGCGTGAAGGGGAGATTCGGGGCCGACGGGGTATTCAGCGGTGCGCGGAACTCGAGGTGAGGGCGGTTGCTGAGATCGACCACCACACGGGCGAGCGTCTCGTCCATCGGCAGGTAGCAGCAGCCGTAGCGGCGGATGCCGCGCTTGTCGCCCAGCGCTTCCCGCATCGCTTCCCCCAGCGTGATGCCGGTGTCCTCCACGGTGTGGTGGGAGTCGACTTCCAGATCGCCCTTCGCGTCGATGTTCAGGTCGAAGAGCCCGTGCCGCGAGAACAGCGTGAGCATGTGATCGAAGAAAGCGATGCCGGTGGAAATGGTGGACGTGCCATCTCCATCGAGGTCGATGGTCAGGTCGATCTGGGTCTCCGCCGTCTGGCGGTTCTGGTGGGAAGTGCGGGCGAACATGGGAAATCAATTGGCCGGTGCGGCAGGTGCAGCCTTGGTCAGGAGGTCGATGTAGGGCTGAGGCAGGCTGGCGCTTCGGGCGGCGGAGAGGGCGGCGGAGACTTCCTGGGCGGTAGCGCCGGACTTGGTCACGGCGGCCCAGGCGGTTTCATAGGCCTGCTCGGACTTCGGGAGCTGTGCGGTATCGACGCTCTCCAGACGGCGGATCTCGCTTTCGAGCAGGCGCTTGGTTTCCTCCATCGGAGCTTTCACGTAGGGATCGAGTGCCGGCCACTTGTGGCCTGCGGCCTTGTCCTTTTCGAGCAGGGCCGTGTAGGCAGCTTGCTCCTCCTGGATGGCGGCGGTGCTGAGGCTGCGGTCATTCCCGGACATCATTGACAGACCATCGGCACGGGACTTCGCGCGCGCGTCAAATCCGGCGAGGCTGGCGGTGACGGCGGAGAGGTGGGACCTCATCACGCGTACCGCGTACGGGATGTTTTCACGGTAGGCGCTGCTGCCTTGATAGCCCGTTTCCAGCTTGGTCCACGCGCGCAGGGCGGTGATCAGCTCGCCGCGCTCTGCCGCCGCCTTCAGGGTCGCGGCCTGAATGCCGGCATCCAGAGCGTAGGCCTTCGGCTTGCGTTCGTCGGCGGAGATCAGCTCGCCCTTGAATTTCACGCCCCCGGCGGTCACCACGTCGAATTCCTTTTCCAGCACGGAGAGGAGCTTCAGGGCCTCGACCTTCTTCGGGCTCTGCGGGTGGCGCTTGATGAAGGACTCCACCTTGATCGTCTGGGCCTGATAGGTCTCGGCAGACTGGAGGTCCGGGGTTGGCACCAGCTTCGCGAGCTCGGCGAATTCGGTCTCGTCCTTCTGCTCGGCGGTCTGCTTCACCACGTCCGCCTTCGGCACGCGGCGCTCGTCCTTGATGGACTTCGTGACCTGCACCGAGATGATGTAGTCGCTTCCATCCTCCTTGACGATGGTACCTTCGATGGTGGTGCCGTCCTTCAGCTCGAAGGTGTCGGCGGAGACGCTGGCGATGGCCAGCAAGGGAAGGTAGCGGAAAAGGCGGTGGGCTTTCATGATTACCAAAACAATCCGACGCTCATGCCCGGATGCGAGAGGAAAAATCGGATCAGGGCTTGGGGGCGGCTACCGCAGCGGCCAAATCGGCCGGATTTGCGGGCGTGACCTTGGTTCCATCGGGAAGGTGGACCGTCACCGTGCTGCCCGTGCCGATCCTGCGCGCGATCAGGTCCAGTGGCAGCTTCGTCGCGGCGTCGCGCCATTCGGCAGAGGGATCGGCGGGCAATTCCACGATGACACGCGAGCGGGCGAAGGAGGCCGCGAGGATCGAGTCGGCCACCACGATGGGCTGGATCTCCGGGCGGGGCAGGGAGCTGGCGAGCTTTGCCATTTCCGGCGGCGAAGGCTGGCCGAGCGCCTCAAGGCGTGCGGCATTCATGCGCATGAGGCCGACGGTGGAGTCGTCGAAAAGCATGATCCGGTCCATCATGAGAAGCTGCAGCGGCGTGGATGCCGGGCGGGCCTCCAGCATGCGGCCGTTCTTGTCGATGAATTGCTCGCCGACCACGGTGGCGAGGTCGCCGGCCCACAGGCGCCAGGATTCATCCAGCGTCACCTCGGCCAGATCGAGCGCGGCCTGGATGGCCAGCGCGTAAGTGAACGCGCGGGCGTCCGCCACGACCGGGGATACGGGCGCGCCCTGCTCGATGAGCAGGTTACCCTTTGAGAAGGCTTCGCGGGCACCCTTTGCGAGCGCCAACGCCTTGTCGCGCCACGCAATGTCGCCCGTGGCGGTGAACAGGGCCGCGTAGGCGGATACCATGCGGAAGCTGGACGAGGCCTCGCCGTGGGCAGCCGGGGCGGGCTGGGGCATGCGGGTCAGCCTTGCCGCGAGCAGTTTCTTCCGTGCGCTCTCGTAGAGGGCGGGGGCTTGGGCCGGGTCCACCTTGGCGGCAGCGGCTGCTTTTTCCATGGGAATGCGCGTGCCGAAGGTATTGAGGCGGAAGAATTTGCGCGAGGGATCGACCTCCATCGGCAGGTTGCCGAGGTCCTGGACGCTGAAAAGCGCCTTCCACAGGGCTGCCTCCTGAGGAGAAAGCGCGGCATTGATCTGATCGCTGCTCCACATCCATTCTTCGAACTTGGTGGGGACGGGCTGGCGCTGGTTGGCGAAGAGGCCGTCCGCCGTGGAGAATTGCTCCTCGGCGAATTTCACCGCTCCGAGCGCCACGTCCAGAGGGAGGGCATCCCCGATGGAAGAGTAGAGGCTCACCAGCGCCCGCGCGCTGCGGGCCTGGGTCATGCAGGTGCGCTGGATGATGGGGAGATCCCACGAAGGACCCATGCGGGTGGTGTAAACGCCGCCGTCCAGAGGATCGACCATGGCGCTGCGGAGAACCTGATGGCCGAATGCCGAGACGGCTTCCCGGCTGCGGGCGGCGATGTCCTGCGGGATGGTGGGACTGTTTGCCGCCAGCGCGAGGAACTGCAGGCTTCCGATCGGGAACAAGCCGCCGGTCCCGGACAGCGTGCCGATGTCCTGGTCATACTGGCTGATCATCTGGCGCGTAGTGCGCAGCAGGAAGGCGTCCCGGGTGGCGGCGTCGGCGACCGCGTCCGGTTGCGGGATGCGAGACATTCGCCGGGCGTGGTCGGACTTGCTGTTCCGGTGGGTGAAGGCCGGGTCTTCCCGCCACATCGCCATGGCCATGTCCGTCACGTTGTCGATGGAGTCGCGGAAGCTGTCCTTCGTGTCGAAGGGGATCGCGCGCCAGCCGACCTCGTGGCCGTCCGGGGAAAGGAGCAGCACGTAGGGGAAATTCATGGGCGCGCGGAGTTCCTCCGACAGCATTCCCGCGGCGATCCCGCATTCCCGAGCGACGCTCAATTCCGCGAGGACGGGGATGAATTCGTTATTGAAGCGGGCCACCAGTTCCGGGTCCTGGTCGATAGCGTCCAGCGCCTCCAGGCAGCCCGGGTATTGGGCGCTGCAGAGGAAGACAAAGATCAGGCGGTCGGCATCCCTCGATCGCTTGAGGATCGCGGGGTCCCACTGCTGCCATTTCACGGGCGAGTCCTTCCGGCTCGCCAGCAGGCCCTGGGGGGCATTGGCCATCTGGTTCTCCAGCTCTGCTGACACGATGGGCCGGGCAGCGCTCGAGCTTGAGGAGCTTCCGGAGGAACTTTCACCTTTCCGGCAGGAAGATACGGTGGCCGTCAGGGCGAGAAGGCCGATGGCGGGGATGATGACTTTCGACATGAGGCAGGCTGGGCAGATGGATGGCGCTCGCAGCGTGCAGAAAAGGCTTCCGTGCTTACAAGCCGAAGCTACGCTGTGGCAGCGATTTCCCCGGAGCTCACAGCGTGATCAGTATAGCGGTTTCCAGTCAAAAGGGCGGCGTTGGCAAGACCACCGCCTCGATCAATATGGCCCATGCCTTCGCCCGGGCAGGGCTGAGAACCCTGCTCGTGGATGCGGATCCGCAGGGATCGGTCGGCCTTTCGCTGACCCGCCAGTCCCGCATGCTGTCCGGATTCTACGACTATCTGGCAGATCCCGGCATCCCGCTGGAGCGGCTGCTGGTGCCTACCCGCCTGGAGACTTTCACCCTCGTGGCGGCCGGCCAGGCCAGTGACTACGAGGTGGGTGGCGCGCCGACCGGGGCGCACCTCGCCCGTGTGCGCGGATTCATGCGCGCGGTGGAGGCCCGCGGTTTTGACATCGTGCTGATCGATACCCCGGCGGGGCTTTTCGGCCTCACGGCGGACATCATCGCATCCAGCGACTCCGTCCTCATCCCGCAGCAGGCGGAGCCTCTCGGCATCCGCTCCGTGCCGAAGATGCTGGAGGGCCTGAATCGCCTGCGGGTCATTCACCCGCGGCTTCTCGTGCTCGGAGTGCTGATGACGATGGTGCAGGCCGACATGACGGAAAGCCGTGAGTCGGTGATGGCACTGCGGCAGCTGCTGCCGGAGGATCTGGTGCTGCGCACGATGATCCCGCGCGACGGACTTTTCGTGAAAGCCAGTGCCCGCGGCTTGCCCATTGGCGTGCTGGAAGAAGGCGCGGGGGCCCTGGCGGTCTTCGATGCCCTGCGAGCGGAAATCGAAGCGAAATTCGAACGAGCCGGCCACCCCTCCCTTCGCCGCGATGGATCCGCTTGAACCATGGATCGACGCCTCGGCGGTGCGCCGCCTCGCGGAGAACCTGCTGGCTGACAATGGCCAGCCGGAGGTTGCTGCATCACCCGACGCGGGATTTGGCTCGGATTTCGTCGGATTTGCCGAGGGGGCACCCCGTCCGGCAGCCGCATTGCCCGTCGCGCCGCCGCCGATCCCGCAAGCTGCCCCGGCCCCCTCGGTAAGGGCTCCGTCGGAGGAAGTTTTCGAGCGCCAGTTGGAAGCCCCGCTGCCACCGTCGGCGGAGTCGGTTCCGGCCGAGCCGCTGCCTCCGGGTCGTGGTCCGCTGCTCGTGCGTCTCGCGCGTTTCCGCGATGCCCTGATCCGCCACACCGGCGCGCGCGGTGTCTTCATCCTGGATCGCGAGGGCAAGCCGGTCATGGAAGACCCCGCCTACACGCGGATGCACTTCCTCGCCCGCAGCCTCGCCCAAGCCTATCGCCCGGTCGCCGGGCAGGCTGGGAATGTCCACGTGAAGATCGGAGCGAATGATGTGCTGGAAGTCGTTCCCGTGGAGACGCCCTTCGGCTGGCTGGTGCTGGGCACCGTGGTGCCGCGGCCACTGACCGCCGTGGTGGTCGCAGAGATCGCCGCAGCGCTGAAACAGGCTGCGACGCCGGAAGGAGCGTGACGACTTTCTGGCGATGAAAGTCGAAGGAATTTTCCCTCCGCTGCTCGCTTGCTACCGGTAGGATTCCGAGTGGCTGAGTGAAGAAGTCACTTCGTCCGCCGGTTCTGGATGCCCAGCACCGCGGATGTGGCGAGACCGGTGGCAATGATCACCAGTAGCAGCACGGCGCTGTCGTAGTCCACGGTATCCACCCAGTCATCGCCGACCGGCTTTTTCAGGGCGAGGAAGATGTGGCGTGGCTTCTCCTCATTCCGGTAATCGAGACGGAAGGTCTCCGCCTCGCGGACAAGGAGATCGATGCGGTCGTTAACGAAAAACTCGGTGATGGGCCGGGCGTTCGGATCCTTGCTCCGGACCTTCAGCGAATCGATCTCCAGTCGGGTGCCGGCGCGGGCGAGGGTGGTGATCCGCTCCGCCAGATCCTCGGCATCGCGGGGATTTGTGGCCTGGGAACCGCCGAGTTTCACCAAGGACTCCAGCATGAGCTGGAGTCGCTCCTCGACTCCGGGCTCCAGCGGGCTTGGCCGTTCCTTGATGGAATCCACGCGCCGCTGGATGCGGATGCGCTCCAGCTCGTAGGGATTCCGGGTGGCTTGGGTGACGACCATTGCCTCGTAGGCATGGCGCAGCGGCATGATGTCGGAGGGAACGGGCACCCCGCCGCGCTCGCGCTCGATGCCGCTGTTTTCAAAGAGGCCGCGATTCATCTCGCGGAAGGGGACCAGCGCACCCGCGAGGAGCATCTGCGGCACCAGCAGCAGGGGGACCGCGGTCAGGGCGGCTCGCTCGGTCTTCACAATCGACGAGACAAGCAGCGCCAGCCCCGTGCCGGTGCAGGCGGTGAGCGTCATCCACAGCCACTGGCTCGGCACGGTGCCCCGGATCTCGAGCAGGAAGTGGCCGATGAGCGTGTAGACAAAGCACTGCGCCGCAGCGACCAGGCCGAGCGCGCAGAATTTCGCGCCGACGTAGAGTAGGGGATTTGCCCGGCAATTCCTCTCACGGCGCAGCAGCGGACGATCGCGCAGGATCTCGGTCGCCGAATTGGTCAGCCCCAGGAACATCGCCACCGTCGCCGACAGGAAAAGGTAGGCCGGGATGTGCAGGGCCGTGGGGAATTCATAGGCACCCTCCTTTGACGAGCGCAGCGTGATGCCGATCAGGATCGCGAGGAGCGGCGCTTCCAGCAGGGTCGAGTAGAGCGTGCCGCGATTGCGCAGCTTCGAGAAAAGCGAGCGCTGGAAATGCGTGATAAACTGAGCCCACGAGCGCTTCACCCGGGGGACCACGCCGGTAGCGGAGTGGATCGAGGGCAGCGAGGTGTCCGTATTCTCCACGCGCGATGGCGGGGCCGTCTCGCCGAGTGCGTGGACCAGCGAGTCGCTCTCGAAGCGCTCTTGCCAGAAATTCGGCGGGAAGCGGCGGGCTCCCGTGGGATTTTGGCCGCCGCCGATCTGGGCGAGCGGGGTTTCCAGCACGTCGAAGACGAAGTCGGCCCCGAGCGGGATATTCGCCGCGATGGCGGGGTGGGAAATGCCGAGTTCATCCGCAGAGCCGCGGAAATAGGCGATCATTGCGGCGGGTGATCCGAAGAAGGCAAGGCGGCCGCCGGTATCGAGCAGTAGCACCTTGTCGAAGAGATTCAGCACCGTGGCACCGGGGCGGTGGAGCGAGGCGATGACGATCTTGTCGCGGGCCAGCGAGCGGAGGGTCTCGGCCACGTGCTCGGAGTCCTTTGAGGAAAGGCCGGAAATCGGTTCGTCGAAGAGGAAGACCTCCGCCGCGCTGCCGAGGTCGAGCCCTAGGTTCAGCCGGCTGCGCTCGCCACCGCTGAGGGCTTTTTCCCCCGGAGATCCCACGCGACGGCGGGCCATCGCCTGCAGGCCCAGCTCTGCGAGGATGCCATCGGCACGACGCTCGATTTCCTCCGCGGAGAGGAAGGGCCGCCGGATGGTGGTGGCCTGCCGCAGGTGCTCGCGCACGGTGAGCTGCGGATTCAGCGCATCCTCCTGCGGCATGTAGGCGATGAAGCGGATCAGCTCCAGGCGGTTCTGATAGAGGGACGACTCATTGAGCCGCACCCGGCCCCGGCTCGGTTCGAGCTGGCCGGCAAGCACGGAGAGCAGCGTGCTCTTTCCGCTGCCGCTGGGGCCGATGATGCACAGCATTTCGCCGCGCTTCACCTCGAAGTTCACATTGTCCAGCGCCCGGACTCCGGGGACGAACTGGTGGATGAGGTCCTGCACCTTCAGC
This genomic window from Luteolibacter flavescens contains:
- the hisH gene encoding imidazole glycerol phosphate synthase subunit HisH, which gives rise to MRVGIIDYGAGNLRSVANAVSALGVEYFLVSSADQMEGITHLILPGVGAFGDCMAELEKRGLTGPIRDWVASNRPYFGICLGYQILFEESVEAPGVSGLGVFRGKVQRFTEDGRKIPHMGWNSAPPVNLADPMWEGLGDEPFFYFVHSYFPVPENENIIAMTTEYGETFASAIRSGAVVATQFHPEKSQQAGLKLLGTFLEVGVPMES
- the hisB gene encoding imidazoleglycerol-phosphate dehydratase HisB, with protein sequence MFARTSHQNRQTAETQIDLTIDLDGDGTSTISTGIAFFDHMLTLFSRHGLFDLNIDAKGDLEVDSHHTVEDTGITLGEAMREALGDKRGIRRYGCCYLPMDETLARVVVDLSNRPHLEFRAPLNTPSAPNLPFTLVEEFCRALASNLRANIHVELLYGRDGHHIAEAIFKGLARALRDACERDPRVKGIPSTKEAL
- a CDS encoding PTPDL family protein, which gives rise to MKAHRLFRYLPLLAIASVSADTFELKDGTTIEGTIVKEDGSDYIISVQVTKSIKDERRVPKADVVKQTAEQKDETEFAELAKLVPTPDLQSAETYQAQTIKVESFIKRHPQSPKKVEALKLLSVLEKEFDVVTAGGVKFKGELISADERKPKAYALDAGIQAATLKAAAERGELITALRAWTKLETGYQGSSAYRENIPYAVRVMRSHLSAVTASLAGFDARAKSRADGLSMMSGNDRSLSTAAIQEEQAAYTALLEKDKAAGHKWPALDPYVKAPMEETKRLLESEIRRLESVDTAQLPKSEQAYETAWAAVTKSGATAQEVSAALSAARSASLPQPYIDLLTKAAPAAPAN
- a CDS encoding DUF255 domain-containing protein, translating into MSKVIIPAIGLLALTATVSSCRKGESSSGSSSSSSAARPIVSAELENQMANAPQGLLASRKDSPVKWQQWDPAILKRSRDADRLIFVFLCSAQYPGCLEALDAIDQDPELVARFNNEFIPVLAELSVARECGIAAGMLSEELRAPMNFPYVLLLSPDGHEVGWRAIPFDTKDSFRDSIDNVTDMAMAMWREDPAFTHRNSKSDHARRMSRIPQPDAVADAATRDAFLLRTTRQMISQYDQDIGTLSGTGGLFPIGSLQFLALAANSPTIPQDIAARSREAVSAFGHQVLRSAMVDPLDGGVYTTRMGPSWDLPIIQRTCMTQARSARALVSLYSSIGDALPLDVALGAVKFAEEQFSTADGLFANQRQPVPTKFEEWMWSSDQINAALSPQEAALWKALFSVQDLGNLPMEVDPSRKFFRLNTFGTRIPMEKAAAAAKVDPAQAPALYESARKKLLAARLTRMPQPAPAAHGEASSSFRMVSAYAALFTATGDIAWRDKALALAKGAREAFSKGNLLIEQGAPVSPVVADARAFTYALAIQAALDLAEVTLDESWRLWAGDLATVVGEQFIDKNGRMLEARPASTPLQLLMMDRIMLFDDSTVGLMRMNAARLEALGQPSPPEMAKLASSLPRPEIQPIVVADSILAASFARSRVIVELPADPSAEWRDAATKLPLDLIARRIGTGSTVTVHLPDGTKVTPANPADLAAAVAAPKP
- a CDS encoding ParA family protein, with translation MISIAVSSQKGGVGKTTASINMAHAFARAGLRTLLVDADPQGSVGLSLTRQSRMLSGFYDYLADPGIPLERLLVPTRLETFTLVAAGQASDYEVGGAPTGAHLARVRGFMRAVEARGFDIVLIDTPAGLFGLTADIIASSDSVLIPQQAEPLGIRSVPKMLEGLNRLRVIHPRLLVLGVLMTMVQADMTESRESVMALRQLLPEDLVLRTMIPRDGLFVKASARGLPIGVLEEGAGALAVFDALRAEIEAKFERAGHPSLRRDGSA
- a CDS encoding roadblock/LC7 domain-containing protein, coding for MDPLEPWIDASAVRRLAENLLADNGQPEVAASPDAGFGSDFVGFAEGAPRPAAALPVAPPPIPQAAPAPSVRAPSEEVFERQLEAPLPPSAESVPAEPLPPGRGPLLVRLARFRDALIRHTGARGVFILDREGKPVMEDPAYTRMHFLARSLAQAYRPVAGQAGNVHVKIGANDVLEVVPVETPFGWLVLGTVVPRPLTAVVVAEIAAALKQAATPEGA
- a CDS encoding ATP-binding cassette domain-containing protein, coding for MDHEAAPDDTPEPRKGPGTPSWWPRRRQASASSARVLGLMVDAFAGFATLDGRLDADEADLILDLLRSAFPEADHSWLARRVQRAVREQKPLARTALDLRELLDDPQKMAVGLQLFTLVDAVGRSETSRSSFEIFMRRLGRPDHARQILAEMAGEEIGEHPGFERVIFGPGDTADVALPAEANGHAFRVYRAADLVLVRNTGEHPLWVRGRSLERGAFLRMRERQQIVLPGWTLNAEDLVFFLNVKLTGKSPAIFLASTDEGLTSERARSRQSEVRIRFGLKAEIEALKPTQFIIEGVGPLLPRRPVFCDHHQRLSDPTGLSTTIDALRRRRAEAGGRFRLEPDQRDFRVSNDPSVLESGDMLIGPGFAPRMVLRIRFDSERRTGDLFIREAEGSITADGVPVKTSAPLRDGTIIRLSRTQALRCRFSEGIIDEERNLIEALKVQDLIHQFVPGVRALDNVNFEVKRGEMLCIIGPSGSGKSTLLSVLAGQLEPSRGRVRLNESSLYQNRLELIRFIAYMPQEDALNPQLTVREHLRQATTIRRPFLSAEEIERRADGILAELGLQAMARRRVGSPGEKALSGGERSRLNLGLDLGSAAEVFLFDEPISGLSSKDSEHVAETLRSLARDKIVIASLHRPGATVLNLFDKVLLLDTGGRLAFFGSPAAMIAYFRGSADELGISHPAIAANIPLGADFVFDVLETPLAQIGGGQNPTGARRFPPNFWQERFESDSLVHALGETAPPSRVENTDTSLPSIHSATGVVPRVKRSWAQFITHFQRSLFSKLRNRGTLYSTLLEAPLLAILIGITLRSSKEGAYEFPTALHIPAYLFLSATVAMFLGLTNSATEILRDRPLLRRERNCRANPLLYVGAKFCALGLVAAAQCFVYTLIGHFLLEIRGTVPSQWLWMTLTACTGTGLALLVSSIVKTERAALTAVPLLLVPQMLLAGALVPFREMNRGLFENSGIERERGGVPVPSDIMPLRHAYEAMVVTQATRNPYELERIRIQRRVDSIKERPSPLEPGVEERLQLMLESLVKLGGSQATNPRDAEDLAERITTLARAGTRLEIDSLKVRSKDPNARPITEFFVNDRIDLLVREAETFRLDYRNEEKPRHIFLALKKPVGDDWVDTVDYDSAVLLLVIIATGLATSAVLGIQNRRTK